Proteins from a genomic interval of Zingiber officinale cultivar Zhangliang chromosome 2A, Zo_v1.1, whole genome shotgun sequence:
- the LOC122040373 gene encoding WRKY transcription factor 55-like: MDRMLTQILDACGLARELDRSLRLAAGTVDPHYLLASCEDVAGAFRKAAAALRERMPQPAALELTKQSLEGGDAGSSPPEQRGSRKRKEKNTTAIRVPAMGTGNIDNPPDDGHTWRKYGQKDILNSRFPRSYYRCTHKSFYGCEAKKQVQRLDDDPFTYEVTYYGMHTCQTFPASLLFATSDARSGEVMQPAPTTSSSHHTEMGRVHDWLQGTIGAPQQGMGVPAQGGRRDVEDSVAELADAMFNPVIFPARTH; encoded by the exons ATGGACCGGATGCTGACCCAAATCCTCGACGCGTGCGGTCTGGCCCGCGAACTGGACCGCTCCCTCCGCCTCGCCGCCGGCACCGTCGACCCCCACTACCTCCTCGCCTCCTGCGAGGACGTCGCCGGCGCCTTTCGAAAGGCCGCCGCCGCGCTCAGGGAGCGCATGCCCCAGCCGGCCGCTTTGGAGTTGACGAAACAGTCCCTGGAGGGCGGCGACGCCGGGTCGTCGCCGCCGGAACAACGCGGGTCGAGGAAGAG gaaggagaagaacacGACGGCGATAAGAGTGCCGGCGATGGGAACCGGGAACATCGACAACCCACCGGACGACGGTCACACGTGGCGGAAGTATGGCCAGAAGGACATCCTCAATTCGAGatttcctag GAGTTATTACCGTTGCACGCACAAGAGCTTCTACGGCTGCGAGGCGAAGAAGCAAGTGCAGCGGCTCGACGACGACCCCTTCACCTACGAGGTCACCTACTACGGCATGCACACGTGTCAGACCTTCCCGGCCTCACTCCTCTTCGCCACCAGCGACGCTCGCTCCGGCGAAGTCATGCAGCCGGCACCGACGACGTCCTCGTCGCATCACACGGAGATGGGGAGGGTCCATGATTGGCTGCAGGGGACCATCGGCGCCCCGCAGCAAGGAATGGGTGTGCCGGCGCAGGGCGGCCGCAGAGACGTGGAGGATTCGGTGGCAGAGCTCGCCGACGCTATGTTCAATCCCGTCATCTTTCCGGCGAGGACACATTAG